The sequence below is a genomic window from Microbacterium sp. SORGH_AS_0888.
GGGGCGCCGGAGTGGTTCACCTCCCTCGTGCGGCTCAACCGCAACCTGGGCGCGCTCCCGCTGTCCGGAGAGAACTCCGCGCGCCTGGTCGCCGACTACCAGACGAGCCTCGACGACATGGCCGAGGCGATCCGGCGGGCGCGGCGCTACGTGCACGTCGAGTTCTACATCCTGCAGTCCGACGCCTCGACCGACGGGTTCTTCCGGGCGCTCGAGGAGGCCGCGGCACGCGGCGTCACGGTGCGGGTGCTGCTGGACCACTGGGCCAACCGGGGCAAGCCCTTCTACCGCGCCACGCTCAAGCGGCTCGACGCGATGGGCGCGCAGTGGCATCTGATGCTCCCCGTGCAGCCGTTCAAGGGTCGCTATCAGCGCCCCGATCTGCGCAACCACCGCAAGCTCCTGGTCATCGACGGGGACGTCGCGTACATGGGCTCCCAGAACGTCACCGACTCGACGTACAACCTGCGCAAGAACATCCGGCGGGGCCTGCACTGGGTCGACCTGATGGTGCGCCTCGAGGGGCCGGTCGTCGCGAGCGTCAACGCCGTCTTCCTGTCCGACTGGTACAGCGAGACCGACGAGATCCTCTCGGGCGAGGTCGATCTGTTCGACGTCGATCGGGCCGTCGGCGCGCTCGACTGCCAGATCGTCCCCTCCGGTCCGGGGTTCGAGTTCGAGAACAACCTGCGCCTGTTCCTGGGCCTCCTCTACAGCGCTCAGCGGCGGATCGTGCTGATCAGCCCTTACTTCGTGCCCGACGAGTCGATGCTCCTGGCGATCACCACCGCGTGCCACCGAGGTCTCGAGGTCGAGCTGTTCGTCTCCGAGGAGGGCGACCAGGCGATGGTGTACCACGCGCAGCGCAGCTACTACGAGGCGCTGCTGCGGGCCGGCGTGAAGATCTGGATGTACCGGAAGCCCTACATCCTGCACACGAAGGCCTTCACGATCGACGACGAGGTCGCCGTCATCGGTTCGAGCAACATGGACATGCGCTCGTTCGGCCTGAACATGGAGATCTCGCTGCTCGTGCGCGGCGCGGGCTTCGTGGAGCAGATGCGCGAGGTCGAGGGGCGCTACCGCGAGCTGTCCCGCGAGCTGACGCTCGAGGAGTGGCTGACGCAGCCGCTGCGCTCGACCGTGCTCGACAACATCGCTCGCCTCACCTCCGCGCTCCAGTAGCAGCAGCCCCGATCGTGACCTCGCCGTTACCGGTCGTGCACGGATCGCGCGGGGCCGTGCGTCAGGATGGGCGGCACGACCCTCGGGAGGAATCATGAGCGCATGGCGTGCGGGCGCGGGAGCGGCCCTGACCGGCGTTGTGCTGGCGGCGGCGGGGATCCTCGTCGGATGCGCGGGCGCGCCGGCGCCGACGACCACCACGACGACCGCGATGGATGTGGATGCGGCCTGGCTCGACGGCGGCCGTCTGATCGGCGTCGTGACCTGGGGCAGCTCGAGCTGTGTGCCCGTCGCGGCATCGGCGGCCCTCGGCGCCGACGGGACGCTGGCCGTGACGCTCGAGGACGCCCCGGCCTCGGAGGGCGGCACCCCGCGAGCCTGCACGGCCGATCACGCCCCGCGCGTGAGCCTGGTCGACGTCCCCCAGGGCGTCGATCCCGCCACGGGCGTCGGCCTGCATGTGACCTACGGCGCGGGGGCGGGAGAGACGGCGCTCGCCGCCGCGCCGGGCCTGACGCGGCCGGACACGCCGAGCGACAACGCTCCGAGCGCCGGCTGGACCGGCACGCCGGGGATGTTCGCCTTCGTCACATGGGGCTCGTCCTCGTGCGTCCCCGCGGTGAAGGATGTCGCGGCCACCGGCGACGCGCAGGTCACCCTGACGTTCGCGGAACCCGCCGCCGACCGCGTCTGCACGATGGACATGGTCCCGCGCGCCGGGCTCGCCCAGGTGTCCGGTGTGAAGACCGCATCCGGCGCGCAGCTCGTGCTCGCGGGGGATGCGTTCGCCGGAGTCGCGGTGCCGATCGTCGGGGGCGGCTGAGGATCAGCGGTCGGCCCGTACGAGCAGTTCGCCGATCTCACAGTCGAGCGCCCGGCAGATCGCCGCGAGCGTGGAATAGCGGATCGCCCGCGCGCGGTCGTTCTTGAGGATCGAGAGGTTGACCACCGACACCCCCACGACCTCGCTCAGTCTCGTGAGGGTCATGCCGCGCTCGGCGAGCAGTTCGTCGAGCCGGCAGTGGATGCCGCTGGGTCCCTCGTCCTCCACAGGGGTCATACGAGGCCTTCCGTGTCGCGCTGCAGCCGCGTTCCGTAGGAGAAGACGACCGACAGCGCCAGCACCGCCAGCCCGGCGAGCGTCCAGGCGGGGTCGAAGCGGAAGCCGACGACGAACACGTCCCCGGCGACGGGGTTCAGCTCGTCCGCCGCCATCATGCGGCCGAGGCCTCCCAGGCCGGACGAGAGCATGCTGCCCAGGAGGAGCGCGCAGCCCGCGACCTGCGTCGCGACGATCACGGCGCGGTGGAAGGGCCGACGCCACATGAGGAGGAGCAGGAAGAGGACGACCGCGCCGACGGTGAGCAGCGTCGTGAGGGCGCCGGACAGCGCGCCGAGCACGAGGAGCGACCGGGCGCTCGCGCTCAGCCCGGTCGGCACGACCCAGGCGGTGTCGAACGTCGCAGCGGTGAGGGATGCGCCGCCGCCGATGCCCAGCGGCACCGCGGCGTCGGTGAGCAGGGAGATTCCGCTCTCGCCCGTCGCGAGTCCGATCGCCTGTCGGATGCCGGGGAGCGCGAGCGCGAGGCCCAGCACGAGCCCGGCTGCGGCGAAGAGGATCAGGATGCCGCGTTCCATGCGGCGGCTGATGGGCTGCGTGTTCGACATCGCGCCAGTCCTTCCGTGTCATGCTGCGGGCGCTCTCCTCGACCCAGCGCTTCGTGCAGCGAGAGCGTATCGACTATCGATAGCAACGATAAACGATATGTCGGCGCTGTCAACCGTTCCCGCGGGCGCAGATCCGTCTCGGGCGTCACGCCCCCAGCGAACACGGGACCGCGGCATCCGGTCGCTCGTTACCCTCGATACACAGGCGCGGGAACTCGTGCCTGCCCCGCCCCAGGTCGGAGGAACAGAATGTTCGAGAGATTCACGGACCGCGCCCGTCGAGTGGTCGTCCTCGCCCAAGAAGAGGCGAAGATGCTCAACCACAACTACATCGGCACCGAGCACATCCTGCTCGGCCTGATCCACGAGGGCGAGGGCGTCGCCGCCAAGGCGCTCGAGAGCCTGGGCATCTCGCTCGACGCCGTGCGCGAGCAGGTCCAGGACATCATCGGCCAGGGCCAGCAGCAGCCGACAGGGCACATCCCCTTCACGCCCCGTGCCAAGAAGGTGCTCGAGCTGTCCCTGCGCGAGGCGCTGCAGCTCGGTCACAACTACATCGGCACCGAGCACATCCTCCTCGGCCTCATCCGTGAGGGCGAGGGCGTCGCCGCCCAGGTGCTCGTCAAGCTCGGCGCCGATCTCAACAAGGTGCGCCAGCAGGTCATCCAGCTGCTCAGCGGATACCAGGGCAAGGAGCCCGCGGGCGTCGCCGCCGGATCCGGCGAGCAGAGCCAGCAGGCCGCCCAGGGCGGGTCCGCCGTGCTCGACCAGTTCGGCCGCAACCTCACTCAGGCCGCGCGCGAGAACAAGCTCGACCCGGTGATCGGGCGCGAGAAGGAGATCGAGCGGGTCATGCAGATCCTCTCCCGCCGCTCCAAGAACAACCCCGTCCTCATCGGCGAGCCCGGCGTCGGCAAGACGGCCGTCGTGGAGGGTCTCGCGCAGGCGATCGTCAAGGGCGAGGTTCCCGAGACGCTCAAGGACAAGCAGGTCTACTCGCTCGATCTCGGTTCGCTCATCGCCGGTTCCCGCTACCGCGGCGACTTCGAGGAGCGCCTCAAGAAGGTCACGAAGGAGATCCGCACTCGCGGCGACATCATCGTCTTCATCGACGAGATCCACACCCTCGTGGGTGCCGGTGCCGCCGAGGGCGCGATCGACGCGGCCTCGATCCTCAAGCCCCTCCTCGCCCGTGGCGAGCTCCAGACGATCGGCGCGACGACGCTCGACGAGTACCGGAAGCACTTCGAGAAGGATGCGGCGCTCGAGCGCCGGTTCCAGCCGATCCAGGTCGCCGAGCCCTCGCTGCCCCACGCGATCAACATCCTGAAGGGGCTGCGCGACCGGTACGAGGCGCACCACAAGGTGCAGATCACGGATGGCGCGATCGTCGCCGCCGCGAACCTCGCCGACCGCTACATCAGCGACCGGTTCCTCCCCGACAAGGCGATCGACCTGATCGACGAGGCGGGCGCCCGGCTGCGTCTCAGCATCCTGTCGTCCCCGCCGGAGCTGCGCGAGTTCGACGAGAAGATCGCCGCGGTGCGCGAGCAGAAGGAGGCCGCCTCCGAGGAGCAGGACTTCGAGAAGGCCGCGTCCCTGCGAGACGAGGAGAAGTCCCTGCTCGCCGAGCGGCTGCGCCTGGAGAAGCAGTGGCGCAACGGCGACGTCGCCACCACCGCTGTGGTCGACGAGGGGCTGATCGCCGAGGTCCTCGCACAGGCGACCGGCATCCCGGTCTTCAAGCTCACCGAGGAGGAGTCCTCGCGGCTCGTCTTCATGGAGAAGGCGCTGCACCAGCGCGTCATCGGCCAGGAGGAGGCAATCGCCGCCCTCGCGCGGACGATCCGTCGTCAGCGCGCCGGCCTCAAGGACCCGAAGCGGCCGAGCGGCTCGTTCATCTTCGCCGGCCCCACGGGTGTCGGCAAGACCGAGCTCGCCAAGGCGCTGGCCGAGTTCCTGTTCGACGACGAGGGTGCTCTCATCTCGCTCGACATGAGCGAGTTCGGTGAGAAGCACACTGTGTCGCGGCTGTTCGGTGCCCCTCCCGGGTTCGTCGGCTTCGAAGAGGGCGGCCAGCTCACCGAGAAGGTGCGCCGCAAGCCGTTCTCCGTCGTGCTGTTCGACGAGATCGAGAAGGCTCACCCCGACATCTTCAACTCGCTGCTGCAGATCCTGGAGGAGGGCCGCCTCACCGACGGTCAGGGTCGCGTGGTCGACTTCAAGAACACCGTGATCATCATGACGACGAACCTCGGCTCGTCGGCGATCGCCGGTGGTCCGGTCGGCTTCCAGGTCGAGGGCAACTCGCAGACCAGCTACGAGCGGATGAAGGGCAAGGTCGACGAGGAGCTCAAGCGTCACTTCAAGCCCGAGTTCCTCAACCGTGTCGACGACGTCATCGTCTTCCCGCAGCTGTCGAAGGACGAGCTGCGCCAGATCGTCGACCTGTTCACGAAGCGTCTCGCCGAGCGGCTGCTCGACCGCGACATGACGATCGAGCTCACGCAGGACGCCAAGGACCGCCTGATCGAGATCGGCTTCGACCCGACGCTCGGCGCCCGGCCCCTGCGCCGTGCCATGCAGCGCGAGGTCGAGGATCAGCTCAGCGAGCAGATCCTGCACGGCCAGCTCGAGTCGGGCGACCACATCCTGGTCGACGCGAAGGACGGCACGTTCGTCTTCGAGAGCGCGCCGCGCGGCGAGAAGGTCGCGGTCGGCGTCGGTGTGGCGGGCGAGATCGCCGCGACGCCGGACATCGCCGCCACCGACTGACGCGCGACGAGAGGGGCGGATGCCGAGGGTGCGACCTCCGGCATCCGCCCCTCTCGTATGCAGGCTCAGCCCTGGGCGACGGGCTTCCGGGCTGGCGCACGCCGCGCGGGCGGGCGAGCGGGGGGAGCGCCCAGCGTCCGGAAGAAGTCGTCCGGAATCCAGAAGTCCTCGCGGCTGAGGTCGCGGATGGAGGAGTGACCGAGCCCGAGCACGGCGGAGTCGAGTCCCATGCGCAGCAGGTCGAGCACGTTCTCGACTCCGGTCTGCCCGTTCGCGGCGAGGCCCCACAGGTAGGCGCGGCCGATCATGACCGCGCGGGCGCCGAGCGCGAGGGCCTTCGCGACGTCACCGCCGCGGCGGATACCGCCGTCCAGCAGCACCTCCAGCTGATCGCCGACGGCATCGGCCACCGGGCCCAGGCAACGGATCGTCGCCGGTGTCGTGTCGAGGTTGTTGCCGCCGTGGTTCGACACCGAGATCGCGTCGGCTCCGATGTCGACCGCGCGCCGGGCGTCGTCGACGCGGGTGATCCCCTTGAGGAGGAACTTGCCTCCCCATTGGTCGCGGAGCCACTTCACGTCATCCCAGCTGGGGGGCGGGGTCTGCATCCACTCGTAGTAGGCGCCGAAGAACGTCGGGGCCGGACCGTCCGTGGGCTGCAGATTGGGTGCCGTGAGGTCCGGGATGCCGTGCGTGGCGAAGTCGAGCAGCCAGCGGGGGCGGCGGATCCCCTCCGGTGCGAACTTCACGAGCGCCGCGAGATCCATCTTCTCGGGGATCGACGGGCTCCCCCAGTCGCGTCCGATGGAGAAGGACCAGTCGAGTGTCGCGATGAGCGCCTTGGCTCCGGCTGCGCGAGCACGTTCCATCCGCTCGATCATCGAGTCGCGCGAGCCCGTCCAGTACAGCTGGAAGAACGTGTTCTCGTTCGCGGCGACGACCTCTTCGACGGGCTTGCTCGCGAACGAGCTCAACCCCATGATGGTGCCGCGGGCGGCCGCGGCGCGGGCGACGGCCACCTCGCCGTCGGGATGCACCGCCTGCACTCCCGTCGGCGAGATCAGCACGGGCAAGGAGATCGGGATGCCGAGCACGGTGGTCGACAGGTCCCGCTCGGCCTGATGGCCGGCGACATGGGGTGCGAACTCGAGCTCCGCGAACGCGTCGGTGTTGTCGCGTGGCGTCGCGCCGCGTTCGGAGCCGGCCACGAGGGCCGCGTAGACCGAGGGGGGAAGCCGTCGCTTCGCGCGCCGCTGGGCTTCCAGGACGGATTCGAACCACGGGTTCTGTTTCCACGGCCAGTACATAGATGTCCCTTCTGTCTGACGTCGGCGTCAGAGCGTGTGCATACGCTGGTCGATGCCGATGCGCTCGGCGGCGGGATGCGACGTGAGCCGTCGGACGGGAGGAGGGCGACGTCCCGTCATGTCGAGCCTCCTTGCTCCGATGGACGGCGCGGTGGGCGCCCGGCCATCAGCATAATGGCACGGGGTGCCAAAAACTAGGGTCACGATGTCGTCGTCGCGCCGATCCGTGCATCCTCCTCGGTAGGGTGACAGGGTGAGCGACTTCATCGTCCGGTCCGCGCGCGCGGGCGACGTGCGCAGCATCCATCGCATGCTCGAGCCCTACGTGCAGCGGCGCATCCTGCTGGGCAAGGACATCGTCGTGCTCTACGAGGCCGTGCAGCAGTTCCTCGTCGCCGAGGACTCCCACGGCCGGATCATCGGATGCGGGGCGCTCCATGTCATGTGGGAGGACCTGGGCGAGGTGCGCACCCTCATCGTCGCCGACGAGTGGCTCCATCGTGGCGTGGGCCGGGCGATCGTCGAGGGGCTGGAGGCCAACGCACGCAGCCTCGGGCTGTCGCGACTGTTCTGCCTGACCTTCGAGGTCGACTTCTTCACGCGGCGGGGGTTCGCGCCGATCGGCGAGCACGTGGTGGACCCCGACGTGTACGCGCAGCTCGTGCGCAGCCCCGACCAGGGCGTCGCGGAGTTCCTCGACCTCGCCCACGTCAAGCCGAACACGCTCGGCAACACCCGCATGCTGAAGCAGCTGTAGGCGCCGTTCCCGCGAGGCGTTGCACCGCCTCACAGGCCGGCCCGCGTAGCCTGAACGGGTGAGCACCCCGCCCCGCCGCAAGCCGTCGCCCGCGGTCTACCGCAGGCGTCGGCTGGTGCTGCTGCTCGCGGTGGTCGCGGTGATCGCCGTGGTGTGGCTGCTCATCGCACAGCCGTGGCGTGGCGGCGCCGACACCGCGGCACCCACGCCGGACGCCTCGACGCCCGGCGCCTCGACCGCGCCGCCGGCGACGACGGATCCGACGCCGACGGACGCGACTCCGGCAGCGGAGTCGCCCGCTCCGACGGAGGCGTCGGCGCCCGCCCCTTCCGCCTCGCCCGCGCTCGCCGCGTGCGCCGCGAAGGACGTCAGGGTCGAGGCCCTCACCGACCAGAACACCTACGCCGCCGGTGTGGACCCGCAGTTCTCGATCCGGCTGACCAACACCTCCGGCAGCGACTGCACGATGAACGTCGGGACCGCGACCCAGTCGTTCACCGTGACGAGCGGGACGGATGTGTACTGGCGTTCGACGGACTGCCAGACCGCTCCGAGCGACCAGTACGTGACCCTCGCCGCCGGTCAGACGGTCACGAGCGCGACGCCGATCACGTGGGACCGCACGCGCTCATCCGTCGACACGTGCGGCAGCGGCAACCGGCCGGCAGCCCCCGCGGGCGGCGCCTCGTACCACCTCGCGGTCGCGATCGGCGGTGTGAGCTCCGCGCAGACCGCGCAGTTCCTGCTCTACTGACGCGGGGCCCGGCGTCCCGCGCTGATCCTGTTGTCGCGGCGACCGCGTCACGATCCGGCCACCGCCGCATCCCTTCAGCATGCACACCTTGACCCTCGTCATCGCCGGGATCGTCGCGTGGGCGCTGTTGAGCGTCCCACTGGGAATCGTCGTGGGGAGGACGATCACACACGGCGAGCGCCGCTGAGCCGACACGGTGGACCCCCCGCGACCGCCGACGCGGGTGGGGCGCGAAGCCCAGCCGTCGCGTGTGCTGCTCCCGGCGCGGCGCTACTCGGCGTCGGGCGCGCGTCGCGATCGCGTCGACTCGCGCACGATCAGCCGGGTGGGAAGCGGCGTGCTCTCGGTCACGCGGTCGGGCTCCTCGACCGCGAGCAGAACTTTCTGCATGATCAGCTCGCCCAGGGCGGCGAAGTCCTGACGCACGGTCGTCAGCGCGGGGTAGACGTACGGCGCCTCCGGCACGTCGTCGAAACCGACGACGCTGACGTCGGCCGGCACCCGGAAGCCGCGGGCGCGGAGCGCGGCGATGAGGCCCATCGCCATGTGGTCGTTGCCGACGAAGATCCCGTCGCCGCGCCGGATGTCCCAGCCGCCGCCGATCTCGTGGCCGCTGGTCGCCGACCAGTCGCCGTACTCGGGCTCGACGACCTCCAGCCCGTGGGCGGCGACCTCGTCGCGCCACCCGCGGACGCGCTCGACCGCGTCGGGCGCACGATGATGGCCCGCGAGATGCAGGATGCGGTCGTGCCCGAGCTCGCGCAGGTGCCGGACGGCGGAGCGTGCGCCGCGATACTGGTCGATCGAGACGAGCGCCGGCGACGGTCGCGACGTGGCCGCGGCCGCGATCAGCGGGATGCCCAGATCGAGCGAGCGGATGCCCTCCAGCACTCCCACGTCGACCACGATCAGCACGATGGCGTCGACGCGCTGCCGCAGCAGCGCCTCGACGGCGGCGCGCACCCCGGCGACGTCCGCCTCGGGGGAGCTGACCGCATCCAC
It includes:
- the cls gene encoding cardiolipin synthase, producing the protein MQFDFDDPWWLLFVFVFDVVVRVAAVIIVPRNRRPTAAMAWLLAIYFIPIIGVLLFLVIGTPRLPRKRRRKQRAINDYIEDTTAGLDFGMAQPGAPEWFTSLVRLNRNLGALPLSGENSARLVADYQTSLDDMAEAIRRARRYVHVEFYILQSDASTDGFFRALEEAAARGVTVRVLLDHWANRGKPFYRATLKRLDAMGAQWHLMLPVQPFKGRYQRPDLRNHRKLLVIDGDVAYMGSQNVTDSTYNLRKNIRRGLHWVDLMVRLEGPVVASVNAVFLSDWYSETDEILSGEVDLFDVDRAVGALDCQIVPSGPGFEFENNLRLFLGLLYSAQRRIVLISPYFVPDESMLLAITTACHRGLEVELFVSEEGDQAMVYHAQRSYYEALLRAGVKIWMYRKPYILHTKAFTIDDEVAVIGSSNMDMRSFGLNMEISLLVRGAGFVEQMREVEGRYRELSRELTLEEWLTQPLRSTVLDNIARLTSALQ
- a CDS encoding helix-turn-helix transcriptional regulator; this translates as MTPVEDEGPSGIHCRLDELLAERGMTLTRLSEVVGVSVVNLSILKNDRARAIRYSTLAAICRALDCEIGELLVRADR
- a CDS encoding ATP-dependent Clp protease ATP-binding subunit — protein: MFERFTDRARRVVVLAQEEAKMLNHNYIGTEHILLGLIHEGEGVAAKALESLGISLDAVREQVQDIIGQGQQQPTGHIPFTPRAKKVLELSLREALQLGHNYIGTEHILLGLIREGEGVAAQVLVKLGADLNKVRQQVIQLLSGYQGKEPAGVAAGSGEQSQQAAQGGSAVLDQFGRNLTQAARENKLDPVIGREKEIERVMQILSRRSKNNPVLIGEPGVGKTAVVEGLAQAIVKGEVPETLKDKQVYSLDLGSLIAGSRYRGDFEERLKKVTKEIRTRGDIIVFIDEIHTLVGAGAAEGAIDAASILKPLLARGELQTIGATTLDEYRKHFEKDAALERRFQPIQVAEPSLPHAINILKGLRDRYEAHHKVQITDGAIVAAANLADRYISDRFLPDKAIDLIDEAGARLRLSILSSPPELREFDEKIAAVREQKEAASEEQDFEKAASLRDEEKSLLAERLRLEKQWRNGDVATTAVVDEGLIAEVLAQATGIPVFKLTEEESSRLVFMEKALHQRVIGQEEAIAALARTIRRQRAGLKDPKRPSGSFIFAGPTGVGKTELAKALAEFLFDDEGALISLDMSEFGEKHTVSRLFGAPPGFVGFEEGGQLTEKVRRKPFSVVLFDEIEKAHPDIFNSLLQILEEGRLTDGQGRVVDFKNTVIIMTTNLGSSAIAGGPVGFQVEGNSQTSYERMKGKVDEELKRHFKPEFLNRVDDVIVFPQLSKDELRQIVDLFTKRLAERLLDRDMTIELTQDAKDRLIEIGFDPTLGARPLRRAMQREVEDQLSEQILHGQLESGDHILVDAKDGTFVFESAPRGEKVAVGVGVAGEIAATPDIAATD
- the mftD gene encoding pre-mycofactocin synthase MftD (MftD, an enzyme found in the mycofactocin biosynthesis locus, performs an oxidative deamination of 3-amino-5-[(p-hydroxyphenyl)methyl]-4,4-dimethyl-2-pyrrolidinone (AHDP). The resulting compound, now called pre-mycofactocin (PMFT), is a biologically active redox cofactor that can oxidize the non-exchangeable NADH of TIGR03971 family SDR-type oxidoreductases.) yields the protein MYWPWKQNPWFESVLEAQRRAKRRLPPSVYAALVAGSERGATPRDNTDAFAELEFAPHVAGHQAERDLSTTVLGIPISLPVLISPTGVQAVHPDGEVAVARAAAARGTIMGLSSFASKPVEEVVAANENTFFQLYWTGSRDSMIERMERARAAGAKALIATLDWSFSIGRDWGSPSIPEKMDLAALVKFAPEGIRRPRWLLDFATHGIPDLTAPNLQPTDGPAPTFFGAYYEWMQTPPPSWDDVKWLRDQWGGKFLLKGITRVDDARRAVDIGADAISVSNHGGNNLDTTPATIRCLGPVADAVGDQLEVLLDGGIRRGGDVAKALALGARAVMIGRAYLWGLAANGQTGVENVLDLLRMGLDSAVLGLGHSSIRDLSREDFWIPDDFFRTLGAPPARPPARRAPARKPVAQG
- a CDS encoding amino-acid N-acetyltransferase, which encodes MSDFIVRSARAGDVRSIHRMLEPYVQRRILLGKDIVVLYEAVQQFLVAEDSHGRIIGCGALHVMWEDLGEVRTLIVADEWLHRGVGRAIVEGLEANARSLGLSRLFCLTFEVDFFTRRGFAPIGEHVVDPDVYAQLVRSPDQGVAEFLDLAHVKPNTLGNTRMLKQL
- a CDS encoding LacI family DNA-binding transcriptional regulator — protein: MAEGSGAPRAANIFDVAKLAGVSHQTVSRVLNDLPNVRPATRARVEQAIAQLRYSPSPAARALVTKRTRTIGLVTPGNIQYGPTSIATHFNFAARAARYNVDAVSSPEADVAGVRAAVEALLRQRVDAIVLIVVDVGVLEGIRSLDLGIPLIAAAATSRPSPALVSIDQYRGARSAVRHLRELGHDRILHLAGHHRAPDAVERVRGWRDEVAAHGLEVVEPEYGDWSATSGHEIGGGWDIRRGDGIFVGNDHMAMGLIAALRARGFRVPADVSVVGFDDVPEAPYVYPALTTVRQDFAALGELIMQKVLLAVEEPDRVTESTPLPTRLIVRESTRSRRAPDAE